From a single Flavobacteriales bacterium genomic region:
- a CDS encoding pseudouridylate synthase, with product MKLITNEKDAHNILMDNQFVFNFSTDIVNIEFPKKLNNPFALDPPELAKIASGEFQDFIASESKNWNHDFDTQKGKMFGVLVFQQPDNSLGYLGTVSGKLQDRTTCNQFVPSVFDDSTDDYYINKGMTELTEIGKQIIKAENYSEINSLTEHRKLKSFALQKWLFENYTFSNITGEEKNILQIFKDSHYGNPPSAAGECAAPKLLHYAFKHQLKPIAMAEFWWGNPKKNKEREHKFFYPACENKCRPILEYMLNDKDLFDQVNIDN from the coding sequence TTGAAACTTATTACCAATGAAAAAGATGCTCATAATATTCTAATGGATAATCAATTCGTTTTCAATTTCAGCACAGATATAGTTAATATTGAGTTCCCGAAAAAGCTGAACAACCCGTTTGCTCTCGATCCTCCGGAACTCGCAAAAATAGCTTCCGGAGAATTTCAAGATTTCATAGCCTCCGAATCGAAAAACTGGAATCACGATTTCGATACCCAAAAGGGCAAAATGTTTGGGGTTCTTGTTTTTCAACAACCGGATAACTCCTTGGGATATTTAGGAACCGTTTCGGGAAAACTTCAAGACCGAACCACATGTAATCAATTCGTTCCATCGGTTTTTGACGACTCCACAGACGACTATTACATTAACAAGGGAATGACCGAGTTAACAGAAATAGGCAAACAAATTATAAAGGCAGAAAATTATTCTGAAATAAATTCGCTAACAGAACACAGAAAACTAAAGTCGTTTGCTTTACAAAAGTGGTTATTTGAAAATTATACTTTTTCAAACATCACAGGAGAAGAGAAAAATATTCTTCAAATATTTAAAGATTCACACTATGGAAATCCCCCATCCGCGGCTGGTGAATGCGCCGCCCCAAAACTATTACACTACGCTTTTAAGCATCAGTTAAAGCCAATCGCGATGGCCGAATTTTGGTGGGGAAATCCTAAAAAAAATAAAGAAAGAGAACACAAGTTCTTCTATCCAGCGTGCGAAAACAAGTGTCGTCCGATATTGGAATACATGCTAAATGACAAAGATTTATTTGATCAAGTAAATATCGATAACTAA